One stretch of Arachis duranensis cultivar V14167 chromosome 1, aradu.V14167.gnm2.J7QH, whole genome shotgun sequence DNA includes these proteins:
- the LOC107489015 gene encoding uncharacterized protein LOC107489015, with the protein MPSERISLSKNSQIMQTMIKTKKHLARPNSMLLKDYLMRDDLSSCSSNGFKSLPRRQCCSTAVGFLVAEKDLKRHNRRRRRSRRSSTTTLLPPRSSSSSSLSVLQRASEVVIKAIKSLPHKSTRSRKDGSGSVFSRSFSRKLLSRSFWRKAAAKDEEGGRTQRWIRTSFRELLMQDPDKTASLNEDSVSTTNAAATTTTTSSSSSSSSSSSSSSSSSSSSSGCGSNSSWGESEFTFSSSSAASSSSAENDVAQATKEPPPPTGKIHQERTTDWANEEKEQSSPVSVLDCPFEDDNQGSEQKHMQEKRRHFKGMASVKPVSLEKLMSMSELDDDDEHYCSVVSVPIKHDDNTKKDGNRVEESARNLLNFLLVKTSPNCLIVKAENLLFDYFKQSIIIGENNNNNDDLSSSKELEICKVAEDWVRGNPQELYLGWEVNKGREMYIREMEKCLEWRNYDRQVQHLAIELETEVFTTLVNELLLDLWIC; encoded by the exons ATGCCTTCAGAGAGAATTAGTTTAAGTAAGAATTCTCAAATAATGCAAACTATGATCAAAACCAAGAAGCACCTCGCAAGACCTAATTCCATGTTACTGAAAGATTACCTGATGAGGGACGACCTGAGCTCCTGCTCATCCAACGGTTTTAAATCGTTGCCGCGCCGACAATGCTGCAGCACGGCCGTTGGATTCCTTGTGGCGGAGAAAGATCTCAAACGCCACAacaggaggaggaggaggtcgAGGAGGAGCAGCACTACCACACTCTTACCtcctcgttcttcttcttcttcttctttgtcggTTCTGCAGAGAGCTTCGGAAGTTGTAATCAAGGCCATCAAGTCACTGCCACACAAGAGTACCAGATCCAGGAAAGACGGTTCTGGAAGCGTTTTTTCTAGAAGCTTCTCGAGGAAGCTGCTGAGTAGAAGCTTCTGGAGGAAAGCGGCAGCGAAGGACGAGGAAGGAGGAAGAACTCAGAGATGGATAAGGACTTCATTCCGCGAGTTGCTTATGCAGGATCCGGATAAAACGGCGTCGTTGAACGAGGATAGCGTGTCCACTACAAATGCCgcagccaccaccaccactacttcctcttcttcttcttcttcttcttcttcttcttcttcttcttcttcttcttcttcttcttcaggtTGTGGCAGTAACAGTAGCTGGGGAGAGAGCGAGTTCACATTTTCGTCTTCAAgcgctgcttcttcttcttccgctGAAAACGACGTCGCTCAGGCTACGAAAGAACCCCCTCCGCCCACTGGCAAGATACACCAGGAGAGAACAACG GATTGGGCAAACGAGGAGAAAGAACAATCAAGTCCTGTATCTGTACTAGATTGCCCCTTCGAAGATGACAACCAAG GAAGCGAACAGAAGCACATGCAAGAGAAGAGAAGGCACTTTAAAGGCATGGCTTCAGTGAAGCCAGTGTCCCTGGAGAAATTGATGTCAATGTCAGAACTGGACGATGATGATGAACATTATTGTTCAGTAGTATCGGTACCAATTAAGCATGATGACAATACCAAAAAAGATGGCAACAGAGTAGAGGAGAGTGCGCGAAACCTTCTCAACTTCTTATTGGTTAAAACATCACCCAACTGTTTGATAGTTAAAGCAGAGAACCTGTTGTTTGATTACTTCAAACAAAGTATTATCATCGgagaaaacaacaacaataatgatgaTTTATCATCGTCAAAGGAGcttgagatttgcaaggtggcCGAGGATTGGGTTCGTGGGAATCCACAAGAGTTATATTTGGGTTGGGAAGTGAATAAAGGAAGAGAAATGTACATTAGAGAAATGGAAAAATGTTTAGAGTGGAGAAATTATGACAGACAAGTGCAACATTTGGCCATTGAGCTTGAAACCGAGGTCTTCACTACTTTAGTTAACGAGCTCCTACTTGATCTGTGGATTTGCTAG